The genomic segment TGAAGACGGGCGGCCGCACGCCGAGACGGTGTGCCTCCGCGATCTCGGAATCCCAATACGCCCCCTTGACCAGCCGTACCCAGATTGGCGTGCCCCGATGGCGAGCGAAATCAACAAGCCCCATCAGATCGCGACGCGCGTCGCGCAGGTACGCCTGCACCACGATTCCGCAGTCCGGCCAGTCGCGGAACTCCGGCTCGGTCAGCACACGGCGGAAGACCTCAAAGGTCATGTTCTTGATGGCATGGTGCTCGGTGTCGATGTTGACGAAGGCCCCGCGTTCCTGCGCGCGGCGCAAGATCGGACGCAATCGGTTCAGCACGGCCTCGACCCCCCGCTCACCTTGCGACGGATCCATCGCGTTGACGATGGCCGTCAGCTTGATCGAGAGGTTGACGCGCGGCAGCGGTCCGAAGGGCGCCTCATCGAGATTCCGGTCGCGTTGCCACGTCGGCGCGACGGCACTTAGCCGATCAATCAGCTCGATGTAACGCTTCTGGAGTGTCAATGCAACGGCATCATCGTGCACGGCCTCGCCGAGCACGTCAAGCGTGAAGGCCATGCCCTGGCGCCGGAGCCTGCGAACGCCGTCGATTGCCTGCTCGACCGTCGCGCCGCAGATGAACTGCTGTGCCATCGTCAGGCTTGCCCGTCGCACGGTCGCCCCGACCAATCCGCGCAGCGGCGATCCCGGTCGACACATCATCGCGGCGAGCAGAACCGGCGGCGGCAACGAAGTCAGCGGCCGATGTCCCTCGGTCAGTTTGCGCTCCAGTTCCGCGGCCACGTGTCGCGCCCCATTCGCGGAGGGAAGGACGGCAATGAACTCGAAAAGCCGACGCTTGAGGTCTTCGTCACGCGTGAGCCAGTTCATGCCGAACTGCTGCCAATATTCGATCGAGGCGATGGATGGCGCGCAGGCGTGTGCCCGGTGAAAGATCTCCTCCCCGATGCGCCGGGTCGCGGCTTCGATGGACCTGTCTGAAGCAATGGCCATGCGGTTCCGCCCCTCCACCGGGGGAGGCACGACGGGAAAGTCTAGCTTGCGGATCAGATTCCGGCAATGTTTGCCCCGCGCCGGCCGGCGCCATTAGACTTAATTCCATGATGACGCCTCCCTCTCGTCTCGTGAACCGTGTTCTAGCAATGTCCGCCGGTTTGGGGATCCTGATCGTCGGCTGCGAAGACAAGCGACGGCATCAGCCGACCCAGCAAGTGAATTTCAGCGCGACGCAACCGGGGCTGCCGGCCGGCGCGGCTCCGCTTGACGTGGCGCGCGAAGCCTTGAAAGCGATGATTCAGATGCAGCAGGCCCGGCGCGACGGATTGGGAGCAGAGGATCGACTCCATGCGTACGAGCAGGCCGTCGGCCGGCTTCACGCATTGGTGGCGCGGGACCAGATTCACAAGGAGATCGTGGAGAGCAAGGCGTATCCGGCGGACATCGAGGAAACGACCGCCGTGACGCTCATGATCGAATCCTGGACATCGATGTTGGCGCACTACGTAGATGGGATCGATCCCAGCACCGCGCGAGTCAAATCAACGCCATCCGGGAACGTCGCAACGGTGTACGTGCAGGGCGTGAATCCGGGTGACGCGGAAAAACTGCGTGCGATTCGCGCGAGGCTGCCGTCCGAAACCGGAGTTGAAAGCGACAAACGGCTTCGAAGCGAAGCAGTCAAACAGGGGCTGAACCTGCCGATCGAGGCCGGCATCGAGCTTCGCCTGACGCGTGGAAAGGGCGATTGGCGCGTTTCGGATGTGAAGCTCATCTTGCCATTGCCACCCCCCACAGCGGCCGCGCCATCTACCGGGGTGGAAACTACTCTTTTGCCGACCAGCGCCGCTTCCGGCACATAAACTTATGACTGAAAGTGATTTAAGGATAATTCCGCGCCCCTGGGATGCGATATCTGCTTCTCGGAGGCAGAAATTGTTCTTTGGCTAAAGATTTTTTTGGCCCTACGCCGATTCTCTATATTGCCCAGATTGCCATATATCACCAAACTAACATCATGGGGTAATCAATCGGGCTTGCACGGGAGCGAGAACCACATGAGCGACACGTTTTCAGGATTCGGCGACAACCGGATA from the Planctomycetia bacterium genome contains:
- a CDS encoding proline dehydrogenase family protein, whose product is MAIASDRSIEAATRRIGEEIFHRAHACAPSIASIEYWQQFGMNWLTRDEDLKRRLFEFIAVLPSANGARHVAAELERKLTEGHRPLTSLPPPVLLAAMMCRPGSPLRGLVGATVRRASLTMAQQFICGATVEQAIDGVRRLRRQGMAFTLDVLGEAVHDDAVALTLQKRYIELIDRLSAVAPTWQRDRNLDEAPFGPLPRVNLSIKLTAIVNAMDPSQGERGVEAVLNRLRPILRRAQERGAFVNIDTEHHAIKNMTFEVFRRVLTEPEFRDWPDCGIVVQAYLRDARRDLMGLVDFARHRGTPIWVRLVKGAYWDSEIAEAHRLGVRPPVFTQKRLSDTSFETITRMMLEHVDVIRPAFASHNVRSIAHAMALERALDLPPRTVEFQMLTGMGNPLKRALVDMGQRLRVYAPFGDFVAGMAYLIRRLIENTANESFLRQSFERDADHAALLASPGSAEELDEPDAPPWPSKTIVQHPELAGVSG